Proteins from a single region of Streptomyces glaucescens:
- a CDS encoding helix-turn-helix domain-containing protein, with product MPRWKELPEELDPQIKEFTSQLRRLVDRSGLSVAALADRTGYSKTSWERYLGGRLLAPKGAIVALAEVTGTHPIHLTTMWELAERAWSRSEMRHDMTIEAIRISQARAALSEFGPPPANARGRTAHRGGAAASGAAGPAVPAQPTASDANARTPSAGPRSAGTDSWGVAGHHGPSPAGRRGPGGPAGGAGHRGAGAAGAAAGGGAHGARPGGRASRRAPAAPPGGGMRRTTMFVAGALCVLVVAAGAFWATSDRGTGKAAGTPSPTPAVTTATTPTSAAAPPPGVKCSGDGCTGKDAQSMGCSGSLVTTARTATVGTTVVEVRYSQACGAAWGRITQAVQGDRVEVSTDRSRQQGSVAAAGGRSAYTPMVAVKDAGEANACVTLASGETGCTRQP from the coding sequence ATGCCTCGATGGAAGGAATTGCCGGAGGAACTCGATCCGCAGATCAAGGAGTTCACCAGCCAGCTGCGGCGGCTCGTCGACCGCAGCGGCCTGAGCGTCGCCGCGCTCGCCGACCGCACCGGCTACAGCAAGACGTCCTGGGAGCGTTACCTGGGCGGCCGGCTGCTCGCACCCAAGGGCGCGATCGTGGCCCTGGCCGAGGTCACCGGCACCCATCCCATCCACCTCACCACCATGTGGGAGCTGGCCGAACGCGCCTGGAGCCGTTCGGAGATGCGCCACGACATGACCATCGAGGCCATCCGGATCTCCCAGGCGCGCGCCGCCCTCAGCGAGTTCGGCCCGCCGCCCGCGAACGCCAGGGGCAGGACCGCCCACCGCGGCGGCGCGGCGGCGTCCGGCGCCGCGGGCCCCGCCGTGCCGGCGCAGCCGACCGCGTCGGACGCGAACGCCCGGACCCCGTCGGCGGGCCCGCGCTCCGCCGGCACCGACTCCTGGGGCGTCGCCGGACATCACGGACCGTCCCCGGCGGGCCGCCGCGGGCCGGGCGGCCCGGCGGGCGGCGCCGGACACCGCGGGGCGGGTGCCGCCGGTGCGGCCGCCGGCGGGGGAGCCCATGGCGCGCGACCGGGCGGGAGGGCGTCCAGGAGGGCGCCCGCCGCGCCGCCGGGCGGGGGCATGCGCCGGACGACCATGTTCGTCGCGGGCGCCCTCTGCGTGCTGGTCGTGGCCGCCGGGGCCTTCTGGGCCACAAGCGACCGCGGTACCGGCAAGGCCGCCGGCACGCCTTCGCCGACGCCCGCCGTCACCACCGCCACCACCCCGACCAGCGCCGCCGCGCCGCCGCCCGGAGTGAAGTGCAGCGGGGACGGCTGTACCGGCAAGGACGCGCAGAGCATGGGGTGCAGCGGAAGTCTGGTGACGACCGCCCGGACCGCCACGGTCGGCACCACCGTCGTCGAGGTCCGCTACAGCCAGGCCTGCGGCGCCGCCTGGGGCCGTATCACCCAGGCCGTGCAGGGGGACCGGGTCGAGGTGTCGACGGACAGGTCCCGGCAGCAGGGCTCCGTCGCCGCGGCCGGCGGCCGGAGCGCGTACACCCCGATGGTGGCCGTGAAGGACGCCGGCGAGGCGAACGCCTGCGTGACGCTGGCCTCGGGCGAGACGGGCTGCACCCGGCAGCCGTAG
- a CDS encoding malate dehydrogenase encodes MTRTPVNVTVTGAAGQIGYALLFRIASGQLLGADVPVRLRLLEITPALKAAEGTAMELDDCAFPLLQGIDITDDPNVAFDGANVALLVGARPRTKGMERGDLLEANGGIFKPQGQAINAHAADDIKVLVVGNPANTNALIAQAAAPDVPAERFTAMTRLDHNRALTQLAKKTGSTVSDIKRLTIWGNHSATQYPDIFHATIGGKNAAEVVNDEQWLADDFIPTVAKRGAAIIEARGASSAASAANAAIDHVYSWVNGTPEGDWVSMGIPSDGSYGVPEGLISSFPVTCKDGKYEIVQGLEINEFSRTRIDASVQELAEEREAVRALGLI; translated from the coding sequence ATGACCCGCACTCCCGTGAACGTCACCGTCACCGGCGCGGCCGGCCAGATCGGTTACGCCCTGCTCTTCCGCATCGCCTCCGGCCAGCTGCTCGGCGCGGACGTGCCGGTCCGCCTGCGCCTCCTGGAGATCACCCCGGCCCTCAAGGCCGCCGAGGGCACCGCGATGGAGCTGGACGACTGCGCGTTCCCGCTGCTCCAGGGCATCGACATCACCGACGACCCGAACGTGGCCTTCGACGGCGCCAACGTCGCCCTCCTGGTGGGCGCCCGCCCGCGCACCAAGGGCATGGAGCGCGGTGACCTGCTGGAGGCCAACGGCGGCATCTTCAAGCCGCAGGGCCAGGCCATCAACGCCCACGCCGCGGACGACATCAAGGTCCTCGTCGTCGGCAACCCGGCCAACACCAACGCCCTCATCGCGCAGGCCGCCGCCCCGGACGTACCCGCCGAGCGCTTCACCGCGATGACCCGCCTGGACCACAACCGCGCGCTGACCCAGCTCGCGAAGAAGACGGGTTCGACGGTCTCCGACATCAAGCGCCTGACGATCTGGGGCAACCACTCCGCCACCCAGTACCCGGACATCTTCCACGCCACCATCGGCGGCAAGAACGCCGCCGAGGTCGTCAACGACGAGCAGTGGCTGGCCGACGACTTCATCCCGACCGTCGCCAAGCGAGGCGCCGCCATCATCGAGGCCCGCGGTGCCTCGTCGGCCGCCTCCGCCGCCAACGCCGCCATCGACCACGTCTACTCCTGGGTCAACGGCACCCCGGAGGGCGACTGGGTCTCCATGGGCATCCCGTCGGACGGCTCCTACGGCGTCCCGGAGGGCCTGATCTCCTCCTTCCCCGTCACCTGCAAGGACGGCAAGTACGAGATCGTGCAGGGCCTGGAGATCAACGAGTTCTCCCGCACCCGCATCGACGCCTCCGTCCAGGAGCTGGCGGAGGAGCGCGAGGCGGTCCGCGCCCTCGGCCTGATCTGA
- a CDS encoding aldehyde dehydrogenase family protein, whose translation MADSTELQARQSIHVAGEWRHAVSGATRAILDPADAAPFALVAEGDEKDTDLAVEAARAAFDGGAGAWPRTPVAERAALLRRVADLLVRDREELGLLESRDAGKTAEEGRVDIDCVADAFRYFADLVAAEAPGRVVDAGSPDIHSVVVHEPVGVCALITPWNYPLLQASWKIAPALAAGNTFVVKPSEITPMTTIALIGLLAEAGLPAGVANIVTGPGHTVGARLAEHPDVDLVSFTGGLASGTKVARAAAPTVKKVALELGGKNPNVVFADACATEEGFDTAVDQALNAAFIHSGQVCSAGARLIVEESVRDRFVTELARRAERIRLGRGTAEGVECGPLVSEQHRAKVEEYVASALAEGAVLRCGGKRPQPSDVRPATGWFYEPTVLDHCHREMRVVREEVFGPVVTVETFRTEDEAVALANDTEYGLAGAVWTADAGRARRVAGRLRHGTVWINDFHPYLPQAEWGGFGKSGTGRELGPAGLAEYRETKHVYQNLAPKPVRWFTG comes from the coding sequence ATGGCGGACAGTACGGAACTCCAGGCTCGGCAGAGCATCCACGTAGCGGGCGAATGGCGGCACGCCGTCTCCGGAGCCACGCGCGCGATCCTCGACCCGGCGGACGCCGCACCGTTCGCCCTGGTCGCCGAGGGCGACGAGAAGGACACGGACCTCGCCGTCGAGGCCGCCCGCGCCGCCTTCGACGGCGGTGCCGGCGCCTGGCCGCGCACCCCCGTCGCCGAGCGCGCCGCCCTGCTGCGCCGCGTCGCGGACCTCCTGGTGCGCGACCGCGAGGAACTGGGCCTGCTGGAGAGCCGCGACGCGGGCAAGACCGCGGAGGAGGGCCGGGTCGACATCGACTGCGTGGCCGACGCCTTCCGCTACTTCGCGGACCTCGTCGCCGCCGAGGCCCCCGGCCGGGTCGTCGACGCCGGCTCGCCGGACATCCACAGCGTCGTCGTGCACGAGCCGGTCGGCGTCTGCGCACTGATCACCCCCTGGAACTACCCGCTGCTCCAGGCGAGCTGGAAGATCGCCCCGGCGCTCGCGGCCGGCAACACCTTCGTGGTCAAGCCGAGCGAGATCACCCCCATGACCACCATCGCGCTGATCGGGCTGCTGGCCGAGGCAGGGCTGCCCGCGGGCGTGGCCAACATCGTCACCGGCCCCGGCCACACCGTCGGCGCCCGCCTCGCCGAGCACCCCGACGTCGACCTGGTCTCCTTCACCGGCGGCCTGGCCAGCGGCACGAAGGTGGCGCGGGCGGCGGCCCCCACCGTGAAGAAGGTCGCCCTCGAACTCGGCGGCAAGAACCCCAACGTGGTCTTCGCCGACGCCTGCGCCACCGAGGAGGGCTTCGACACCGCCGTCGACCAGGCGCTCAACGCCGCCTTCATCCACAGCGGCCAGGTCTGCTCGGCCGGCGCCCGGCTCATCGTCGAGGAGTCCGTCCGGGACCGCTTCGTCACCGAACTCGCCCGCCGGGCCGAGCGGATCCGCCTCGGACGCGGCACCGCCGAGGGCGTGGAGTGCGGCCCGCTCGTCTCCGAGCAGCACCGCGCCAAGGTCGAGGAGTACGTGGCCTCCGCGCTGGCGGAGGGCGCCGTGCTGCGGTGCGGCGGCAAGCGCCCGCAGCCCAGCGACGTCCGTCCCGCGACCGGCTGGTTCTACGAGCCGACCGTCCTCGACCACTGCCACCGTGAGATGCGGGTCGTGCGCGAGGAGGTCTTCGGCCCGGTCGTCACCGTCGAGACGTTCCGCACCGAGGACGAGGCCGTGGCCCTGGCCAACGACACCGAGTACGGCCTCGCTGGCGCCGTGTGGACCGCCGACGCGGGCCGGGCCCGCCGGGTCGCGGGCCGGCTGCGGCACGGCACCGTCTGGATCAACGACTTCCACCCCTACCTCCCGCAGGCGGAGTGGGGCGGCTTCGGGAAGAGCGGGACGGGCCGCGAACTCGGCCCCGCCGGGCTCGCCGAGTACCGGGAGACCAAGCACGTCTACCAGAACCTCGCCCCCAAGCCCGTCCGCTGGTTCACCGGCTGA
- a CDS encoding GMC family oxidoreductase: MSENNHVYDYVVIGGGTAGSVIASRLTEDPDVTVAVIEGGPSDVGRDDVLTLRRWMGLLGGELDYDYPTVEQPRGNSHIRHSRARVLGGCSSHNTLIAFKPLPSDWDEWEEAGAKGWGAVPMEAYFARLKNNIVPVDEKDRNAIARDFVDAAQAALGVPRVEGFNRRPFTEGVGFFDLAYHPEDNKRSSASVAYLHPVMDERPNLTILLETWAYRLELDGTRAEGVHVRTKDGEELLVRARNEVVLCAGAIDSPRLLLHSGIGPAADLEALGIPVLHDLPGVGENLLDHPESVIVWETHGPIPENSAMDSDAGLFVRRDPGHQGPDLMFHFYQIPFTDNPERLGYERPPHGVSMTPNIPKPKSRGRLYLTSSDPAVKPALDFRYFTDEDDYDGRTLVDGIRIAREIARTEPLAGWLKREVCPGPEVVGDAELSEYARKVAHTVYHPAGTCKMGAVDDDTAVVDPELRVRGLEGIRIADASVFPTMTAVNPMIGVLMVGERAVDLIGGDAR, from the coding sequence ATGTCCGAGAACAACCACGTCTACGACTACGTCGTCATCGGAGGCGGCACGGCAGGCTCCGTCATCGCCTCCCGGCTGACCGAGGACCCCGACGTCACCGTCGCCGTCATCGAGGGCGGCCCCAGCGACGTCGGCCGCGACGACGTGCTGACCCTGCGCCGCTGGATGGGCCTGCTCGGCGGCGAACTCGACTACGACTACCCGACCGTGGAACAGCCCCGCGGCAACTCCCACATCCGGCACAGCCGCGCCCGCGTCCTCGGCGGCTGCTCCTCCCACAACACGCTGATCGCCTTCAAACCGCTGCCGTCCGACTGGGACGAGTGGGAGGAGGCGGGCGCCAAGGGCTGGGGCGCGGTGCCCATGGAGGCGTACTTCGCGCGCCTGAAGAACAACATCGTCCCGGTCGACGAGAAGGACCGGAACGCCATCGCCCGCGACTTCGTCGACGCCGCGCAGGCCGCGCTCGGCGTGCCGCGCGTCGAGGGCTTCAACCGCAGGCCCTTCACCGAGGGCGTCGGCTTCTTCGACCTCGCCTACCACCCGGAGGACAACAAGCGGTCCTCCGCGTCGGTGGCGTACCTCCACCCCGTGATGGACGAGCGCCCCAACCTCACGATCCTGCTGGAGACCTGGGCGTACCGGCTGGAGCTGGACGGCACCCGCGCCGAAGGCGTCCACGTGCGCACCAAGGACGGCGAGGAGCTGCTGGTGCGGGCCCGCAACGAGGTCGTGCTGTGCGCGGGCGCGATCGACTCGCCGCGGCTGCTGCTGCACTCCGGCATCGGACCGGCGGCGGACCTGGAGGCGCTCGGCATACCCGTGCTCCACGACCTGCCGGGCGTCGGCGAGAACCTGCTCGACCACCCCGAGTCGGTGATCGTCTGGGAGACCCACGGGCCGATCCCGGAGAACTCCGCGATGGACTCCGACGCGGGCCTCTTCGTCCGCCGCGACCCCGGGCACCAGGGCCCGGACCTGATGTTCCACTTCTACCAGATCCCCTTCACGGACAACCCGGAGCGCCTCGGCTACGAGCGGCCGCCGCACGGGGTGTCCATGACCCCGAACATCCCCAAGCCGAAGAGCCGCGGCCGGCTGTACCTGACCAGTTCGGACCCGGCGGTGAAGCCCGCCCTCGACTTCCGCTACTTCACCGACGAGGACGACTACGACGGCCGCACCCTCGTCGACGGCATCCGCATCGCCCGCGAGATCGCCAGGACCGAGCCGCTGGCCGGCTGGCTCAAGCGCGAGGTGTGCCCCGGGCCCGAGGTCGTCGGCGACGCCGAGCTGAGCGAGTACGCCCGCAAGGTCGCGCACACCGTCTACCACCCGGCCGGCACCTGCAAGATGGGCGCCGTCGACGACGACACGGCCGTCGTCGACCCCGAGCTGCGCGTCCGCGGCCTGGAGGGCATCCGGATCGCCGACGCCTCCGTCTTCCCGACCATGACCGCCGTCAACCCGATGATCGGAGTGCTCATGGTCGGGGAGCGCGCCGTCGACCTGATCGGTGGTGACGCCCGATGA